The Amblyomma americanum isolate KBUSLIRL-KWMA chromosome 2, ASM5285725v1, whole genome shotgun sequence genome contains the following window.
attttaaggaCAGGAAATTACACGTCTCGCCtggctcacatatctcggtagacacccgaaccatgccgtaagcaaaaaaaaatgtttttaagaaaacgaaatggcgcctgtctctgacgtcatgcgccgccgCGCATGttctgctcctctctggtttcgcgcatgcgcactgtcaTCCTCCCAGGCTcaaggcgaaatgctcgactgggtaacgTAGAGTAGCAAAACAAATATACATGAGAAAGCAAGGTCAGCAATGCCTATATGAAAGAACTGCCTTTTCAGCGCGCGCAATAAATTTTTCCAATGTTGGCTGCGCAGTGATACATGGTTGCAAAGCGTTCCATTCGCATACGGACTGCGTGAAGACTACCAGAACGAgttaaaattaaaagaaaattccTATATCATATTTGAATGTATGCGTCTGGTGTGGTGCGTGTGTCTTATGCCTAAAAAGTGTGAAAATTTTAGCTGGAATCAGTTGTGCACATAGTTTAAACACATAGTTTAAATTTGCCCGCATATGGGCTGTTACTGCAGTTATCTATTTTTTCCTCTTTACAAAAACGCCATGTCCCCACACCCACTGTTCCTATAATGAGAGAATCAGCGAATATTTCTTCTGAGAgttgtaggttttttttttctttttagagaaCAGATGCATTCATTTTTAATATAACAGAACAAGTATCAACACAATTTTTGTAACTCTTCATACTTGTACTTCCCGTCTGGTAAACTATAGCTTTGACAAGAGCTGCTGCATAAGACATCAGTTTGTAGTGCGCGGTGTTCAATGCGCTTACATGGACGTGTCGTTTCTCGTGACGGACATGTGCCGTGGCTGCTCTGGACACGTGTACACGTTGCGATCATCCACTGGCACCAGGTCAACGTCGTGGAACACGAAGCACTGGAAGTCGTACAGCGCCGTCGACTCCACGAAGCCCACGTTCAGAAGTTTGGCTCTGTTAAAACCCAGCTTGTCACCCTGGGAAGAGAAACGCGATGTCCCGTACACGCGTAGCACTTCTGTTATATTTGTTCTTCATCGTTGACAGGAAACGAACGAAGAGTAAAGGTTCGCGACAGGCGCGAATGATTGGCCCAAATGGAAGCCCCATTCGCGTTACAGAAGAATGCACCACATGCTATAAACGAACTGTGACTTTGAAAATTGCGAGGAGTTAATTGTCTCACGTACAGTCAACCACACCAACCAGATAAACTTCACTTCTTCCAGAGGTGAAAAACTGCGAATGCTACGGGAGCGAGAGTTAGCCAGTTACGTCACCAACGCAAGGAGTTGAAAACAAACAGTTCAAACTAGAAGGCAAAATTTGATTTTAATAATGTTTTCTCTCTGTCTGAGGTCTGTGCAGCCGTATACTGGACAACAACTAATGAAGAAAAACTTGGCTCAGGCTTTGCTCAGCTTTATGCACGACCGCTGCGGAATTATGAAATAAAATACAGCATTGAAGTATTGCTAGATACATAGGAACACGATGTTTAACGCATGATATGCGTCACAGGATAGGACTAATAGGAGGGATATGACAGAGACCTCTGTGGTCCACTGGATGTAGTCATGATGGTGATTATTATAAGCGACGTTTCTAGCATAATCTGACCCCGAATAAACCTTCGGACGGCAAATGTTCTTGACGAAAGCTACAAGATCCTTTTGCCTCTGCCATGAGAGCAAGTGCCGGGTAAGTGTATTTTAATCTTAATGCATTCTTGAGTTACATAGTTACACTCTATGCTTAGAAGCTCGCCGTAATGTACGTCTCCGGAtaatttttgttatatttttttatttttgagagtTATATATATCCCTAttaaaaaatgtgtacaggtttgaataggtcgacaaataggattatggcatgtttcttttaacattataggatgaagcttccaaagcaatgcagcctttgagtgactccttagtggaaggctccgtataacttcgattacccgtggttaaataccgtgcacttacatcacacagtgcatgcaagtcgtgggtttgaactcgcccgctacggtagcacttcgatggaggataAATGTGAAAGGTCcttgtactgtgcattgttagtgctcgtaaagaaccccaggtggtcgaaattattcggagccctctactacggcgcccctcatagactgagctgctttgggacgtccatcctataaaaccaaacaaaatgTGCCAttatcctatttgctgacccattcaaacctatatacattttttcagtatttttcaatTATAGCATATTGTTACAGTGTTTACGGTACCGTTTACCGGGCCGGCTAGCGAcgtttgcgcatgcgctaccaATTACAGCTCCGCTAGCGCTTTACGGAATCTCTCTTAGCGTtagagagttagcgttcgctcgtaaacaaacattgtggcgcactgcacggccgcttcggaccaaatacagcaccatacccgcgttcttcggcgccatttctcgcaaTAAAGGAAGGCATTCGCTTATAATTTGCAGACTCTCACTCATACGgcgaggtttgagtaacaactaggctaTCTTTTTGATataatttgccgatttttgagtagttaagcctaactatatgtcgtgtacattgCCAAataacgactacactgcagctgttcagtttcgtgcccgatttaacattttgctatattttcatgattttttcccTGAAAAAAGGCTGGTGATTCCCTtagtatattcatcagtaattgcagaaactaaaaagtttctccagcccggagttggaGCGCTTTGACttactgtcactagatggcgccactgtgtttacatATGTGTTTTAACTTTAGTAAGGACTGGGTTGAGCACTGGGTTTAGTATTATGTTTAGTACTGTGTTCTAAATTTAGTAagtaaaaatctgcagtcatgatattgaatgatgagggcggcgagcatagaatacaggaatTCATGCTAggagtagtggatgagtacaagtatcttggggtgtggataaataaccgtgctgagtatctgacagagcatgaaaaatatgtaatgaataaagctagtaggaatgcagctgtcatgaaaaatagggcactttggaattacaataggtatgaagtggtaagaaggatctggaaaggggtgatggttcctagcctgactttcggtaatgcggtactgtgcatgagaccagatgttcaagcaaggttcgaaattaaacaacgtggcgtaggggggctagctttgggagcagatggcaatacaccaaatcagggggtgcagggtgatatgggatgggcgtcgttcgagagcagagatgctagaagtaagatagcatttgaggagcgattgagaaaaatgggggaaaagcagtgggctacgaaagtttttagatacctgtatataaggaattaagcaggaaattgccaaagaaaatatctattataattgtaggggaagcactttgttgtttgaggccaggacgagagttttgcggactaagacatatagagtcaggtaccacgagatagacacgttgtgcgttgcgtgcggagaggaggaggaaacggctgaatacttgatacttttctgtaaatggCCTCAccgtacagtggaaagcagcggggctgatttatcgaaggcattggagtttaaggacagtggagggaaagtagattttaagcgggtagaagtaaccaagtaaagattatctgattggtggctaaaatcaagacaagagtaagatttcataagtcatggctaggtggcttgagccgacgcccgatttaaagggttcagccgtatccatcgatccatccatccacccacccacccacccacccacccacccacccacccacccacccacttatccatccatccatccatccatccatccatccatccatccatccatccatccatccatccatccatccttccgtccgtccgtccgtccgtccgtccgtccgtccgtccgtccgtccgtccatccatccatccatccatccatccatccacacaggtgtcgtagttgcgcTTTTTTACAGCGTTCGCAGCACAACGTGCGCTGCGTATGCGAGcatactgaggtctacgtagacactgagcttactgaggtctacgtacgAGCTCTACGTAGGGTAGGCAAATGTGTTTAGCTTCACGGGCGCATTTGAAAAGcggctgagtcggctgttagcagAAGTGTAGTCGGTGCGCCTTTATATGCAGGGAAAAATATTAGTAAAGTGCACGTAgcatctcacttcatagaaatgctGGCAATGCTCcgtatttttgtttgcaataaacgttaggcatctgccatcatcatcactcgttttagccttgcGGTAACTTGTTAAGgaagagacggtacgctaaaacgtcttctggcgtgcgcagcgctaaccggaaagtctggcgtccggtaacacggtaaaaggtaacgtaaacacggtaacgataagCTATAACTCTCTAACGCCTTATGATTTATCTGCTGCGTGATGGAGGCCATCGGTAGCCATAACTTTAAGGTCTAAACGCACCTGTTCGATGACAAAAACTCCGTAGTCGATCTGTTGCCGGGAAAGAAGTCTGTGCAGGTTGTAGAGGAACACAGGTAAGTGTGCAGCACGATTCCGGTACGGAACAAGTATAGCAACCCTGTGTCTCGAAGTGCACTCTTCCGGCTGAAAGTGACCTCCGGCCTGCACATCCGGGAACTCGCTCTCCACGGCCTCCAGAGACGTCACGTCCGTCTTCACAGGTATGTACCCCACTGCGTTTCAAGCGCAAAATAGAGCAACAGAGACATCGGTGAgtgtcaataaaaaaaagaatagcgAGGAACGCAGGGTATTGTCCCTGGTCTTCGACAGTCCTTCTTTGAAGCAGATAAATGATTCCGTTATTATAATGCTATTCAATGAGAACAAACGTTGTACCCATGGCAAAGCACAAATATAGAAAGCTCAAGAAGTTAGCGTCGCAAAGCATTCTTAGAGTGAAACAACAAAAACGGCCTATGGTTTTAATATTCGAAACCATTCGAACCGCAACACTTTGCGTTCAATGCCTCCGCGTTTTTATCAGGCCTCTTTCCTCAGTGTTTATGATAACGATGTGCTGCGGCATCCAGAGGCAAAGAAGAAAGACCTTGGAAACATCTGCTGGAACACATTATCTGCAGCACCTCATACAAGCTCATGCAATGCTGATATAAAAGTGTCTGATAACGTGATGTGACAGCTTCGAAATAACGTAACTTTATAAGGCAAACACGTTGTAATCAGATCCCTTCAGTCTTCATTACTGACCCCAGTTGTCTCCACTTATGTCCAAGAATCCTAATCTTGCGATGGTATAATGGTAAACAATGACCTGCACAGTTAATTTCAGCCTGTAATGCGTAGTTgcaatatacccccccccccttttttttacatATAAGAGCAAAGCCGTAGGGCACAACCACTTCTAGCGTCATATTCACTGAGCATGAACAGCACAATAAGTGTGACCGGTGTCAACAAACTGTCCTTTCTCGGAGCACACATGTGAGCGCTGAGCTTGATCTGAGTTTCTTCTTCCTTTGCAAATAGGTGACAAAACAACCGCTTTTCATGACAACACTACCCTGCGTCTTTTGAGCTTCCTTTGCGCACAAATTCTTTGGGGCGAAAGAGAACTACGTAAGCGGAGTCCTTTCAACCCTATGTCTTCTGTGTTCAAAGGAGCGCTCATGTGAAAGCACCACCAATCGCGCACATCTCGATAATAATTAcagcccatttcttttctgctCACAGTTGGAAAAAAAAGTATATTTTAGGGGCAAGAACAAACATTGCAATGCCAGGTTACAATCACTCGGTTATTTCTCCCCCATCACTGACCTCAGCAATATCCATGCGCTAAGACATATTCAAGGCATCATAGGCAACTTTGCATTGATAATATCGACAGAATATGATAAAGTTAAATACGACACAGAAAATAagcgcgccatttttttttactataaaCCAAACTGCAAGAGACACGCATCTATACTTTGGAATTGGACCTCGCCCTTATATGGGTCAGGTCAGATGTTCACTTCGAAGAAGGAGGATAGATTTCTACGGTACTACACTGAGCGCTTACAGTAAGGTGTGCAGTGAGGTGAGTGCTTATGCAGCACAACGTTCAGGTCttaaaaatcagaaaaaaaacgtTAAATGATATCTAACATCCAACAGCCAGCGATATGCTGAGAAAGGAATGAAGAATACAGAAAATTGAACCTGCGCTGGAACAACATAACCACAGCCCAATCCTGACAGCAATATCTTGCGGGAGATTAAGCTTCGCAACCTTTTTTTACAATCCTCCGAAAGTGTTTATTTCTGCTAGTATTTTTGAGATCACTATTAGTAACAAAAGCAGTGACAAAAGAGAAACCCAGAGCTCTATTACAGGGATCGTGAAAAGCACGTACTGTAAAATCTGTGTTTCCAAGTTACACTCCAGTGCAAAATCTATTTATATCGCCTAATTTCCGCGTATACGAAAGAAAGAACTTCGAATCTTGCTGCATAGAGACTGACAAACGCATTCAGGCAGGAACAAGAGCAGTAAATCAGCCAATCAACACCGAAACTGTTTcagaattttttcattcattttgatTTTTCAGCGTGCGCTAACCCGTCGCCGCCTGCACTCTCTAAAGCCTGAACACGGCCCTCCTAAAGCTAAACTCTAGGCGTACAGCTTGCGGCGCGATAAAATCTAGATTTATAACAGAAAGCTTCTTGTGTAGTTTCGTTAATACTCTGGGGAGTGAGCTTTAAACAATTTCTAGgagtttaaaaataaaaatatggaaTTTCAGAACCTTTATTCTTTTTTCCAGCTTGGGTAGAGTCCGTACAGCAAAAATAATGCTCCCCGAAAACTGAATACAGCAAGGTAATCCTAAAAAGACACCATGCAATAACAAGTTTCAGAGCATCAGTtcaaagaaaacattttattttgcACAAACAAAAGAAAGCTTCAAATTGGATGCTCACCCAAGTTTGGAGGTATTAGTGGACATAGGTTGGCGACAGATTTGTTTGCTCGGTGGCCGTCGGAGATTACGTCGTCTGGTACTCGGATGTTTACACTAATTTTTTGCGACCCTTGTGAGCTGACATGCTTATCTTCAGCGCTTCCAGCCACGTCATATTTCGCAGGACGATCTTGTGAGACCAACTGCAACAAAGACAGATTACGGTATTTTATACCCACAGCTCAAGAGGAGTTTGCTCGCTTAACTTTGGGGTATATGGTATTGAGCGAACCCAGTTCAAAGAAGTGTGTGTCTATGGAGGGGTTGTTGGCGGTTGTTCAAGCAAAACCAAAGTAAACTGAAGAGAATTCCGTAGAGTTACGGGGAGGGACACAGCAGCATTTTCAGCCTCACAAAGGCAGATATGTTGCGTGTTGAAATTAGGTGCAGGGAGTTATTTAAGGGAACTGTTGTCTTTAGAACGAGTGGCAGCTACTGCTTCTTTTCATCTCTGTTTCTCTTATGAATACCAGAATCAGGTACTGAAGAAACTTTCTGTGTAGTTGCACGCTGCCACTCCCACAGTAAATTACAATATAACTATGCATTGCGTTTATCTCTGAGGACCCTTCCGTCATGGAAATCTGCGGCGCATTTGTGCTTCGTCACAGAAATCCAATTGCCCATGCTCTTCTCACGGGCCAGTCATGCTTGAATGAGCTGAGGGGAATGGCAACTTACTTTAACTAGGAACCTGTAGGTTAAGCAGCCATGACAGGCTTAAGGGGCACTACTTTGGTTGACATTTCCTAATGAAGTAGGCGCTGTCATCATTATCAACTGCGTCcgctgcagggcgaaggcctctcccatatgtccCTCTAGTTAATCCTGTCGACCCTTTGACAGCTGCGCCTACcctatgtctgcaaacttctcaatctcatccggccgcctaaccttctgccgcctcgtgctacgcttgccttctcttcgaatccactccgttacccttaaaaaccagcgtttaccttgccttcgcatcacatgccctgcccaagctgtTTAACAGTCTGAATAGGGCTACGGACGTTGCGGTCATCCTCATTTTTAAGGTGCGTCAAGGACTCTTCGACTTTCACTTGAGTtgataaaaattaaaaatattacGGCTATAAAAACATTATTGATGGTCTTCACATGAAAATGGCTTTCACACTAGGCGCATCATTTATTTCAAACCTGCACTCAGCTTCTTACGTCCGGTCATGAGTGATAGAAGTTCAGGAATATCTGAACTACTAAATTCTGTCGTTGTCTATAACCCACTGACCATGATTTCAATTGTCGATAGAACAAAATTCGACTTAATGTCACGCGAACGAACCATAATGTTGCCAACAACCCTGTGGCAAAGAAGCGGCTTGACATtgacatacccagaaattctggacaagtgcatttttttcaaagaggaagttgtttatgaacgcaatttttcgaAATTCTCCAGACTGAGTCTCAAGAGTCAATATATGCGCGGACACCTCTTCGAGACGCTCCTTCTTTTCTGCTATCTTTTGTCA
Protein-coding sequences here:
- the LOC144121310 gene encoding beta-1,4-N-acetylgalactosaminyltransferase bre-4-like encodes the protein MGISASTSTAEARMGHGTAAALRLFARSNIAKTLVAVTLCFALVHWCFDMDQIREHALRLVSQDRPAKYDVAGSAEDKHVSSQGSQKISVNIRVPDDVISDGHRANKSVANLCPLIPPNLVGYIPVKTDVTSLEAVESEFPDVQAGGHFQPEECTSRHRVAILVPYRNRAAHLPVFLYNLHRLLSRQQIDYGVFVIEQGDKLGFNRAKLLNVGFVESTALYDFQCFVFHDVDLVPVDDRNVYTCPEQPRHMSVTRNDTSMVFYPLFFGGVSAVSKEHMLRVNGYSNAYWGWGAEDDDFAYRLNKARLKIQRRTGDIARYFALGHAKSKPSEKRMQLLNRWSARAKKDGLNSLKYRRLDLVFRKLYTWILVDLTEQK